A single window of Camelus ferus isolate YT-003-E chromosome 7, BCGSAC_Cfer_1.0, whole genome shotgun sequence DNA harbors:
- the LOC116664746 gene encoding uncharacterized protein LOC116664746: MPTAQAKGTPTRLASYAQKALFLQASACLPTGTRLGSLSASPYSEIRGVLQQHRAGHALRAATCRWPCRGQDRTRAPADVLVAAAASSLRAASRSACVPGGAAAAALRWVRAAHSPVASSGAAGTRRRGRRPHLLRRLLPGSRRRHPARTDAARAGGVTLEPGRRVPVWRRASPGRSPKSELRREWGPKTGIPQIGGVVARATHGPAPPRWDTPLLHLNLYQNILNPSYTPGGVISGEDKGEPGRLFPSWSLRSRKGLMGNYNAEPRESGHRGGLLEELMAKGTEGRA, from the exons GCACACCCACGCGGCTGGCAAGCTACGCTCAGAAGGCACTGTTCCTGCAAGCCAGTGCCTGCCTGCCCACGGGGACACGGCTGGGCTCCCTGTCTGCCAGTCCCTATTCCGAGATCCGGGGTGTCCTCCAGCA GCACCGAGCCGGGCACGCGCTCAGAGCCGCTACCTGCCGCTGGCCGTGCCGGGGACAGGACAGGACTCGAGCTCCGGCCGACGTCCTCGTTGCCGCCGCCGCCTCCAGCCTCCGGGCTGCGTCTCGCAGCGCCTGTGTTCCTGGCGGCGCCGCTGCGGCCGCGCTGCGCTGGGTGCGCGCCGCTCACTCCCCGGTCGCCAGCTCTGGGGCTGCCGGGACGCGGAGGCGGGGCCGTCGCCCCCACCTGCTCCGCCGGCTCCTGCCCgggagccgccgccgccaccccgCGCGCACGGACGCGGCCCGGGCGGGCGGGGTCACCCTGGAACCCGGGAGGCGGGTCCCAGTCTGGAGGCGCGCCTCTCCTGGACGGAGTCCGAAGTCTGAGCTGAGGAGAGAGTGGGGGCCTAAGACTGGAATTCCCCAGATAGGCGGAGTTGTGGCGCGGGCGACGCACGGCCCAGCACCGCCACGGTGGGACACTCCACTCCTTCATCTCAATCTATACCAAAATATTTTGAACCCCTCCTATACTCCTGGCGGCGTCATAAGCGGTGAGGACAAAGGAGAACCAGGTCGCCTCTTTCCCTCATGGAGTTTGCGGTCTAGAAAGGGACTAATGGGCAACTACAATGCAGAACCAAGAGAGAGTGGTCACAGAGGGGGGCTTCTCGAGGAGCTGATGGCCAAAGGAACTGAAGGGCGAGCATGA